A genomic segment from Geitlerinema sp. PCC 7407 encodes:
- the pyrE gene encoding orotate phosphoribosyltransferase, translating into MATVPLDQLRQQLLDLFCQVAYREGDFVLSSGQRSTYYINGKQVTLHPQGGVGVGRILLPMLPADTVAVAGLTLGADPIVTAVSVAAAYAGQEIAALIVRKEAKGHGTQAYIEGPTLPAGSPVVVLEDVVTTGQSALKAVDRLRDAGYTVDRVISLIDREQGGAELYREKGLAFEAVFSIGDLQRHWKELHP; encoded by the coding sequence ATGGCAACGGTTCCGCTTGATCAGCTTCGCCAGCAGCTGCTGGATCTGTTTTGTCAGGTGGCCTACCGCGAGGGAGACTTCGTGCTCTCGTCGGGACAGCGCAGCACCTACTATATCAATGGCAAACAGGTCACCCTCCATCCGCAAGGCGGCGTGGGCGTGGGGCGGATCTTGCTGCCGATGCTGCCAGCAGACACGGTGGCAGTGGCGGGGTTGACCCTGGGCGCGGACCCGATCGTGACGGCGGTGAGCGTCGCGGCGGCCTACGCCGGGCAGGAAATTGCGGCGCTGATCGTGCGCAAGGAGGCCAAGGGCCACGGCACCCAGGCCTACATCGAGGGGCCGACGCTGCCCGCGGGCAGCCCGGTCGTGGTGCTCGAAGACGTGGTGACTACGGGCCAGTCAGCTCTCAAGGCGGTGGATCGCTTGCGGGATGCGGGCTACACCGTGGATCGGGTCATTTCGCTGATCGATCGTGAGCAGGGCGGGGCTGAGCTCTATCGCGAGAAGGGGCTTGCCTTTGAGGCGGTGTTCTCCATTGGAGACTTGCAGCGACACTGGAAAGAGCTGCACCCCTAG
- a CDS encoding nuclear transport factor 2 family protein, whose translation MSKWAFCLAIVLAVGLLVVGMGRPPLELLPVNAAEVSELRAIADRQARAWSASDVDAILADFAEDARFVVPGQVVQGKAQIRDFVSQHFADYSHIEIAIRRVIGQGKQAAIEWQWQEQHRATGDRSQADDAIIFQLKNGKIVYWREYIDTQSPPA comes from the coding sequence GTGAGCAAATGGGCTTTCTGTCTGGCGATCGTTTTGGCGGTGGGGCTCCTCGTGGTAGGCATGGGGAGACCCCCTTTGGAGCTGCTGCCTGTGAATGCTGCTGAAGTGTCTGAACTGCGGGCGATCGCCGATCGCCAAGCCCGCGCCTGGTCCGCCAGCGACGTGGACGCGATCCTGGCCGACTTTGCGGAGGACGCCCGGTTTGTCGTGCCGGGACAGGTCGTCCAGGGCAAAGCCCAGATTCGAGACTTTGTCAGTCAGCATTTCGCTGACTACAGCCACATCGAGATTGCGATTCGGCGCGTGATCGGCCAGGGCAAGCAGGCCGCGATCGAATGGCAGTGGCAGGAGCAGCACCGCGCCACGGGCGATCGCAGCCAAGCCGACGACGCGATTATCTTTCAGCTAAAAAACGGCAAAATCGTCTACTGGCGGGAGTACATAGACACCCAGTCGCCTCCCGCCTAG
- the thiC gene encoding phosphomethylpyrimidine synthase, giving the protein MRSEWIAKRRGQANVTQMHYARQGLITEEMTYVAQRENLPADLIRDEVARGRLIIPANINHPNLEPMAIGIASKCKVNANLGASPNSSDIETELDKLRLAVKYGADTVMDLSTGGGDLDTIRTAIINASPVPIGTVPIYQAVESVHGRIENLTADDFLHIIEKHAQQGVDYMTIHAGLLIEYLPMVRSRITGIVSRGGGIIAKWMLHHHKQNPLYTHFDDIIEIFKKYDVSFSLGDSLRPGCTHDASDEAQLSELKTLGQLTRRAWEHDVQVMVEGPGHVPMDQIEFNVRKQMEECSEAPFYVLGPLVTDIAPGYDHITSAIGAAMAGWYGTAMLCYVTPKEHLGLPNAEDVRNGLIAYKIAAHAADIARHRPGARDRDDELSRARYNFDWNRQFELSLDPERAREYHDETLPADIYKTAEFCSMCGPKFCPMQTKVDEEALVELEKFLAKEQVPATQG; this is encoded by the coding sequence ATGCGTTCTGAGTGGATCGCCAAGCGTCGCGGCCAAGCAAACGTGACGCAGATGCATTATGCCCGTCAGGGCCTGATCACTGAGGAGATGACCTATGTCGCCCAGCGGGAAAACCTGCCCGCTGACCTGATCCGCGACGAAGTGGCTCGGGGCCGCCTGATCATCCCTGCCAACATCAACCACCCCAACCTGGAGCCGATGGCCATCGGTATCGCCTCCAAGTGCAAAGTCAACGCCAACCTCGGCGCCTCGCCCAACTCCTCGGACATCGAAACCGAGCTCGACAAGCTGCGGCTGGCGGTGAAGTACGGCGCTGACACCGTCATGGACCTGTCCACTGGTGGCGGCGACCTCGACACCATCCGGACAGCCATCATCAATGCCTCTCCGGTGCCCATCGGGACGGTGCCCATCTACCAGGCCGTCGAGAGCGTCCACGGTCGTATCGAGAACCTGACCGCCGATGACTTCCTGCACATCATCGAGAAGCACGCTCAGCAGGGGGTGGACTACATGACCATCCACGCGGGCCTGCTGATCGAGTACCTGCCCATGGTGCGCAGCCGGATCACCGGCATCGTGTCGCGCGGCGGCGGCATCATTGCCAAGTGGATGCTGCACCACCACAAGCAAAACCCCCTCTACACCCACTTTGACGACATCATCGAGATCTTCAAGAAGTATGATGTCTCCTTCAGCCTCGGTGACTCTCTGCGTCCGGGCTGCACCCACGATGCTTCTGACGAGGCGCAGCTCTCGGAGCTGAAGACCCTCGGTCAGCTGACCCGCCGCGCCTGGGAGCACGATGTCCAGGTGATGGTAGAAGGGCCTGGCCACGTGCCCATGGACCAAATTGAGTTCAACGTGCGCAAGCAGATGGAGGAGTGCTCCGAAGCGCCTTTCTATGTGCTGGGGCCGCTGGTGACGGACATCGCACCGGGCTACGACCACATCACCTCGGCGATCGGGGCGGCAATGGCGGGCTGGTACGGCACGGCGATGCTGTGCTACGTGACGCCCAAGGAGCACCTGGGCCTGCCCAACGCAGAGGACGTGCGCAATGGCTTGATCGCCTACAAGATCGCGGCCCACGCGGCGGACATTGCGCGTCACCGGCCGGGCGCGCGCGATCGCGATGATGAGCTGTCGCGGGCTCGCTACAACTTTGACTGGAATCGCCAGTTTGAGCTGTCCCTCGATCCGGAGCGGGCGCGGGAGTACCACGACGAGACCCTGCCAGCCGACATCTACAAGACCGCAGAATTCTGCTCGATGTGCGGTCCTAAGTTCTGCCCCATGCAGACCAAGGTGGACGAAGAAGCCCTGGTCGAGCTGGAGAAGTTCTTGGCCAAGGAGCAGGTTCCGGCGACTCAGGGCTAA
- a CDS encoding DUF2470 domain-containing protein produces MADPLTPAISDRICKHMNDDHAEAIALYARALGQQPEATAATMLRIDAQGMDLEAQVNGDTVPLRIAFDHELADSEDAHQTLIALVKQARASLTSA; encoded by the coding sequence ATGGCTGACCCCCTTACCCCCGCTATTAGCGATCGCATCTGCAAGCACATGAACGACGACCATGCAGAGGCGATCGCCCTCTACGCCCGCGCTTTGGGACAGCAGCCCGAGGCCACGGCGGCCACCATGCTGCGCATCGACGCCCAGGGCATGGACCTCGAAGCCCAGGTCAACGGCGACACCGTCCCCCTGCGCATCGCCTTTGATCACGAGCTCGCCGACTCCGAGGACGCCCACCAGACCCTGATCGCCCTGGTCAAGCAGGCGCGAGCCAGCCTCACCAGCGCCTGA
- a CDS encoding PAS domain S-box protein produces the protein MANTLPPFNVLPLQRFFEAAQELFVGLGEDDSLQMTNPAWERILGWSAEDLRDRPWLEGIHPEDRDLSRAALQALAPEAPQQQFESRYRHRDGGYCWLHWSLFWGEGGDRYGIAQDVTRQRRLEKALTDLRDRLETEVEERTAELCQVNAILRQEIRDRQRADAALQESEHRFRVIFESTAIGISIVSLDRLILEANPAFWRMVGYEPEELVGHSFMEITHPDDRGNFHLFQSLKAGDRDTYQLEKRYICKDGRVLWVSLTVTLVRNLDYEPQFVIVVVKDISSQRQTEERVRLLESVVVYAKDAILITEVTPLDAPHGPKIIYTNQAFTAMTGYSATEAIGQTPRLLQGSKTDPRELRKIRVALETWQSVHVEMINYRRDGSEFWVEMDIIPIANAQGTFTHWVAFQRDISDRKAAETALRLTQFSVDRAADAVFWTNPDGRFFYVNEAACRLLGYTRQELLGMSVSDVDPHCEAEKWPEYWASLKLCGSRTVESINCTKQGLLFPVEVTSNYLQFGGQEYKCAFVRDMTRRKELEHNLQDALSREKELSELKSRFVAMVSHEIRTPLSTILFSSHMLENHYDRLTDEKKTRYFQRIQSAISHLSQLLNDVLTISKAEAGRLEFQPEFVDIVALCQEIVEDLQITTHPTHQIEFVTMAQVQAVWLDAKLLRHLLMNLLVNAIKYSPDGGSVQVRLEWSETAIALAVTDQGIGIPEADQSRLFSAFHRGSNVGAISGTGLGLSIVKQCVDLHNGRIEVVSAEGQGTTFTVWLPRSPVPPRPAP, from the coding sequence ATGGCAAATACTCTGCCGCCGTTTAATGTTCTCCCTTTACAGCGGTTTTTTGAGGCTGCCCAGGAGCTGTTTGTTGGGTTGGGTGAGGATGACTCGTTGCAGATGACCAATCCTGCCTGGGAGCGAATCCTGGGCTGGTCAGCGGAGGATCTGCGCGATCGCCCCTGGCTAGAAGGGATTCACCCTGAGGATCGCGATCTGTCCCGCGCAGCGCTCCAGGCCCTGGCTCCCGAGGCGCCCCAGCAGCAGTTTGAAAGCCGCTATCGCCACCGCGATGGCGGCTACTGCTGGCTGCACTGGTCGCTCTTTTGGGGAGAGGGGGGCGATCGCTACGGCATTGCCCAGGACGTCACCCGCCAAAGACGCCTCGAAAAGGCCCTCACCGATCTGCGCGATCGCCTGGAGACCGAAGTGGAGGAGCGCACGGCAGAGCTGTGCCAGGTGAACGCCATTTTGCGCCAGGAAATCCGCGATCGCCAGCGAGCCGACGCCGCCCTCCAGGAAAGCGAGCACCGCTTCCGCGTCATCTTCGAGAGCACGGCCATCGGCATCAGCATCGTTAGCCTGGACCGGCTCATCCTAGAAGCCAATCCCGCTTTTTGGCGCATGGTCGGCTACGAACCCGAGGAGCTGGTGGGCCATTCTTTCATGGAGATCACCCACCCGGACGATCGCGGCAACTTCCACCTCTTTCAGAGCCTCAAGGCGGGCGATCGCGACACCTACCAGCTCGAAAAGCGCTACATCTGCAAGGACGGCCGCGTCCTGTGGGTCAGCCTCACCGTCACCCTGGTCCGCAACCTCGACTACGAGCCTCAATTCGTGATCGTTGTGGTCAAAGATATCTCCAGTCAGCGCCAAACCGAGGAGCGGGTCCGCCTCCTCGAATCGGTGGTGGTCTATGCCAAAGACGCCATCTTGATTACCGAAGTGACCCCCCTCGATGCCCCCCACGGCCCCAAAATTATCTACACCAATCAGGCCTTCACCGCCATGACGGGCTACAGCGCCACCGAGGCGATCGGCCAGACGCCTCGGCTGCTCCAGGGATCCAAGACCGACCCCCGCGAGCTCCGCAAAATTCGCGTCGCCCTCGAAACCTGGCAGTCGGTCCACGTCGAGATGATCAACTACCGGCGGGATGGCTCCGAGTTTTGGGTCGAGATGGACATCATCCCCATCGCCAATGCCCAGGGCACCTTCACCCACTGGGTCGCCTTCCAGCGGGACATCAGCGATCGCAAGGCCGCCGAAACCGCCCTGCGTCTGACCCAGTTCTCTGTGGACAGGGCCGCCGACGCCGTTTTTTGGACGAACCCTGACGGTCGCTTCTTCTACGTCAACGAGGCTGCCTGTCGCCTGCTGGGCTACACCCGCCAAGAACTGCTGGGCATGAGCGTCAGCGACGTCGACCCCCACTGCGAGGCCGAGAAATGGCCAGAGTACTGGGCGAGCCTGAAGCTGTGCGGTTCTCGCACCGTCGAGTCCATCAACTGCACCAAACAGGGCCTGCTGTTTCCGGTCGAAGTCACCTCCAACTATCTCCAGTTCGGCGGTCAGGAGTACAAATGCGCCTTTGTGCGAGATATGACCCGCCGCAAGGAGCTCGAGCACAATCTCCAAGACGCCCTTTCCCGAGAAAAAGAGCTGAGCGAGCTCAAGTCCCGCTTTGTGGCGATGGTCTCCCACGAAATCCGCACGCCCCTGAGCACGATCTTGTTTTCGTCCCACATGCTGGAAAATCACTACGATCGCCTCACAGACGAGAAGAAAACCCGCTACTTCCAGCGAATCCAGAGCGCCATTAGCCACCTGAGCCAGCTGCTCAACGACGTTTTGACTATTAGCAAAGCCGAGGCCGGTCGCCTGGAGTTTCAGCCCGAGTTTGTAGATATAGTGGCGCTGTGTCAGGAGATCGTCGAAGACCTGCAAATCACCACCCACCCCACCCATCAAATTGAGTTTGTGACGATGGCTCAGGTCCAAGCCGTGTGGCTAGATGCCAAGCTGCTGCGCCATCTGCTGATGAATCTGCTGGTCAATGCCATCAAGTACTCGCCGGACGGCGGCTCGGTGCAGGTGCGCCTCGAGTGGAGCGAAACGGCGATCGCCCTGGCGGTGACGGACCAGGGCATCGGCATCCCAGAGGCCGACCAGTCCCGCCTGTTCTCGGCGTTTCATCGCGGCAGCAACGTCGGCGCGATTTCCGGCACGGGCTTGGGGCTCTCCATCGTCAAGCAGTGCGTGGACCTGCACAACGGCCGCATCGAAGTCGTCAGCGCCGAAGGGCAGGGGACGACCTTCACCGTATGGCTGCCGCGATCGCCCGTGCCGCCGCGCCCCGCCCCGTAG
- the argF gene encoding ornithine carbamoyltransferase → MAGLKGRDLLSLADLSAGEVAELLELAFQLKAGAIHPRCEGKVLGLLFYKNSTRTRVSFSVAIAQMGGQVLDLNPNVTQVSRGEPIADTARVLSRYLDVLAIRTFAQADLQTFADYADIPVINALSDLAHPCQALADLLTVRETFGQLSGVTLTYLGDGNNVAHSLLLGCALAGVNVRVATPPDYRPDPTIVAQAQAIAGDATEVTVTTDAVAAVQGAQVLYTDVWASMGQEDEAANRVPIFQPYQINEDLLAKADSKAIVLHCLPAHRDEEITEGVLEGPQSRVWDQAENRMHAQKALLASLLGAV, encoded by the coding sequence ATGGCGGGATTGAAAGGGAGAGATCTTCTGAGCTTGGCCGATCTCAGCGCTGGCGAAGTCGCAGAGCTATTGGAGCTGGCCTTCCAACTGAAAGCTGGCGCTATCCATCCTCGGTGTGAGGGCAAGGTGCTCGGCCTCCTGTTTTACAAAAACTCAACCCGCACTCGGGTCAGCTTCTCCGTCGCCATTGCTCAGATGGGCGGCCAGGTGCTCGACCTCAACCCCAACGTCACCCAGGTCAGCCGCGGCGAACCCATCGCGGACACGGCCCGTGTCCTCAGCCGCTACCTCGATGTGCTCGCCATTCGCACCTTCGCCCAGGCCGACCTGCAAACCTTCGCGGACTACGCCGACATTCCGGTGATCAATGCCCTTTCGGACTTGGCTCATCCCTGCCAGGCCCTAGCGGACTTGCTGACGGTGCGCGAGACCTTTGGTCAGCTCTCGGGGGTGACCCTGACCTATCTGGGGGACGGCAACAACGTGGCCCACTCCCTGCTGCTGGGCTGCGCCCTGGCCGGGGTGAATGTGCGCGTAGCCACGCCCCCTGACTATCGCCCTGATCCGACCATCGTGGCCCAGGCCCAGGCGATCGCCGGCGACGCCACCGAGGTCACCGTCACCACCGACGCCGTCGCTGCAGTCCAGGGCGCCCAGGTGCTCTACACCGACGTGTGGGCCAGCATGGGTCAGGAGGACGAGGCCGCCAATCGGGTGCCGATCTTCCAGCCCTACCAAATCAACGAAGACTTGCTGGCCAAGGCTGACTCCAAAGCCATCGTGCTCCACTGCTTACCCGCCCACCGCGACGAAGAAATCACCGAAGGCGTCCTGGAAGGGCCGCAGTCGCGGGTGTGGGACCAGGCCGAAAACCGCATGCACGCCCAAAAAGCCCTGCTGGCCAGCCTCTTGGGCGCGGTCTAG
- a CDS encoding ABC transporter permease: MSLSRVLAIASNVFREVIRDRVLYLIGFYALVMAVALRLLPEVAVTAQDKVILDVGLAASSLLGLLVAVFIGTGLVSKEIEKRTVLVLIAKPVSRMEFMLGKHLGLSAVLAVLVVAMTAINLALLEASQIEYPLVSLLVSAVYSFLELMLITAVAIAFGVFTSSILASLLTLGVYLMGHSSRDLLALGRLTESPGFQQVTQAAYLILPDLSRLTLRNDAVYGVLPGPETLALNAVYAFVYTALLLLIAGVSFARREF; the protein is encoded by the coding sequence GTGAGTCTGAGCAGAGTCTTGGCGATCGCCTCGAATGTGTTTCGAGAGGTGATTCGCGATCGCGTCCTCTATCTAATCGGCTTTTATGCCTTGGTGATGGCTGTGGCCCTGCGCCTGCTGCCTGAGGTCGCGGTGACGGCTCAGGACAAGGTGATCTTGGACGTGGGCCTGGCGGCCAGCAGCCTGCTGGGGCTGCTGGTGGCGGTGTTTATCGGCACGGGCCTAGTCAGCAAGGAAATCGAGAAGCGCACGGTGCTGGTGCTGATCGCCAAACCTGTCAGCCGGATGGAGTTTATGCTGGGCAAGCACCTGGGGCTGTCAGCGGTGCTGGCAGTGCTGGTGGTGGCCATGACGGCGATTAATTTGGCGCTGCTGGAGGCGAGCCAGATCGAATATCCCTTGGTCAGCTTGCTGGTGTCGGCGGTCTATAGCTTCTTGGAGCTGATGCTGATCACGGCGGTGGCGATCGCCTTTGGCGTTTTCACCAGCTCGATTTTGGCCTCGCTGCTGACCCTGGGGGTTTACCTGATGGGGCACTCCAGCCGCGATCTGCTGGCCCTGGGGCGGCTCACCGAGAGCCCTGGCTTTCAGCAGGTCACCCAGGCCGCTTACTTGATCTTGCCCGACCTGTCGCGCTTGACCCTACGCAACGACGCGGTGTATGGCGTGCTGCCCGGCCCTGAGACCCTGGCCCTGAACGCGGTGTACGCCTTTGTCTACACGGCGCTGCTGCTGCTGATTGCGGGGGTGAGCTTCGCGCGGCGGGAGTTTTGA
- a CDS encoding DUF5357 family protein: MKLILALLKRLFLPPTWVSWQTPILLSLLAWVMSLPAGPLAREILAVAAWIFLIIGVSWIAASQEKLAIGTIPLWPWLTSALICLFLFGSQSDTVPSYAVVSWPIISAIIFTLLAFVERGTRFKIPDAAVRQQLIILVLSQLLVSCWLQFYFLLGTWLEAYPSLLADSFRRSAFVVSLAEELPEPEGGVLLLNQAERVFQERMENRPWPEVERWLVDIRSDSTALEAFEEAVFRPLNSPLSPSRERELWHLRLNIVGQERSYQMPLEAVWLGPTSMAEQVRVLQRTCEVSRVREQQEGERQPAGQTGGQPIFETVGNVECGPVVDSWRTRSVRDEG, translated from the coding sequence TTGAAACTGATCCTCGCCCTGCTCAAGCGACTGTTTCTCCCGCCGACCTGGGTGTCCTGGCAGACGCCGATTTTGCTGAGTCTGCTGGCGTGGGTGATGTCGCTGCCTGCTGGCCCTCTGGCCCGCGAGATCCTGGCGGTTGCTGCCTGGATCTTTTTGATCATCGGGGTGAGCTGGATCGCGGCGAGCCAAGAAAAACTGGCGATCGGGACGATTCCGCTGTGGCCCTGGCTGACCTCGGCGCTGATCTGTCTCTTTTTGTTTGGCAGCCAGTCGGATACGGTGCCGTCCTACGCGGTGGTGAGCTGGCCGATTATTTCCGCGATTATCTTTACGCTGCTGGCCTTTGTCGAGCGGGGGACCCGCTTCAAGATTCCCGACGCGGCGGTGCGTCAGCAGCTGATCATTTTGGTGCTCAGCCAGCTGCTGGTGAGCTGCTGGCTCCAGTTTTATTTTTTGCTGGGCACTTGGCTAGAGGCCTATCCCAGCCTGCTGGCAGACAGCTTTCGCCGCAGCGCTTTTGTGGTGTCGCTGGCGGAGGAGCTGCCGGAGCCGGAGGGAGGGGTGCTGCTGCTCAATCAGGCGGAGCGCGTGTTTCAGGAGCGGATGGAAAATCGCCCTTGGCCTGAGGTTGAGCGCTGGCTGGTGGATATTCGCAGCGATTCGACCGCCCTAGAAGCCTTTGAGGAGGCGGTGTTTCGGCCCCTCAATAGCCCCTTGAGTCCGTCCCGAGAGCGGGAACTGTGGCATCTGCGCCTGAATATTGTGGGCCAGGAAAGGTCCTATCAGATGCCCCTAGAGGCAGTGTGGCTGGGACCGACGTCGATGGCGGAGCAGGTGCGAGTTCTCCAGCGGACCTGCGAGGTCTCGCGGGTGCGGGAGCAGCAGGAGGGAGAAAGGCAGCCAGCTGGACAAACAGGGGGACAGCCGATTTTTGAGACGGTGGGTAACGTGGAGTGTGGCCCGGTGGTAGACTCATGGCGAACTCGCAGCGTGAGGGATGAAGGGTGA
- the fraC gene encoding filament integrity protein FraC: MASSVFPFRMMLFQALLLVVAIAVETPILQRSLQISPNLSVQYAAITNLLSTLSGWFVFFAIQPVLPPSVTRQLISFIFFDQFIFGQNRDSIYLWLIVAAFFMFFGALTIKIQTYDALQFIREEKPPDESFEEAAYRYRRPPLQLLPFSMAKRRTTAFLRANALSFSVISLLLLLRSFVLAD, from the coding sequence ATGGCTTCCTCGGTCTTTCCCTTCCGCATGATGCTGTTTCAGGCGCTGCTGCTGGTGGTGGCGATCGCCGTCGAAACCCCGATCTTGCAGCGATCGCTCCAGATCTCCCCCAACCTCAGCGTCCAGTACGCCGCCATCACCAACCTGCTGTCGACTTTGTCGGGCTGGTTTGTCTTCTTCGCCATTCAGCCTGTGCTGCCCCCCAGCGTGACGCGCCAGCTGATCAGCTTCATCTTCTTTGATCAGTTCATCTTTGGCCAAAATCGAGACAGCATTTATCTGTGGCTCATCGTGGCCGCCTTTTTCATGTTCTTCGGCGCCCTCACGATCAAAATCCAGACCTACGACGCCCTGCAATTTATCCGCGAAGAAAAGCCCCCTGATGAATCCTTCGAAGAGGCGGCCTACCGCTATCGCCGGCCCCCCCTCCAGCTGCTGCCGTTCTCGATGGCCAAGCGCCGGACGACCGCCTTTTTGCGCGCCAATGCCCTCAGCTTTAGCGTCATTTCGCTGCTGCTGCTGCTGCGCAGCTTCGTCCTCGCTGATTAA
- a CDS encoding cob(I)yrinic acid a,c-diamide adenosyltransferase has product MVRTGIGIRTAQVRSERLVGQIHVYDGAGKGKSQAALGVVLRSIGLGIAAAEPTRVLLLRFLKGPGRNYDEDAAIEALQQGFPHLIDQVRTGRAEYFGPEEITKFDRLEAQRGWDVAKGAIASGLYSVVVMDELNPVLDLGLLPVEEVAKVLQNKPADLEIIVTGRAAPPRLLEVADLHSEMRPHFHQTAIDHGMEGIEIYTGAGKGKSTSALGKALQAIGRGISQDKSHRVLIMQWLKGGSGYTEDAAIAALQQSYPNLVDHQRCGRDAIVWRGQQQELDYVEAERGWEIARAAIASGLYKTIILDELNPTVDLELLPQEPIIQALLRKPRDTEVIITGRCKHPPAYFDLASIHSEMICHKHYAEKGIDLKRGVDF; this is encoded by the coding sequence ATGGTACGAACCGGCATTGGCATTCGCACAGCCCAGGTGCGCTCTGAGCGCCTCGTAGGACAGATCCACGTCTATGACGGCGCGGGCAAGGGCAAATCCCAAGCGGCCTTGGGAGTGGTGCTGCGATCGATCGGTCTGGGCATCGCGGCGGCGGAGCCCACCCGCGTGCTGCTGCTGCGCTTCTTGAAGGGGCCGGGGCGCAACTACGACGAAGACGCCGCCATTGAGGCACTTCAGCAGGGCTTTCCCCACCTGATCGACCAGGTGCGCACCGGTCGAGCCGAGTATTTCGGGCCAGAGGAAATTACCAAGTTTGACCGCTTGGAGGCGCAGCGGGGCTGGGATGTGGCCAAGGGGGCGATCGCCTCTGGGCTGTACTCCGTGGTCGTGATGGACGAGCTGAACCCGGTGCTCGACCTAGGGCTGCTGCCGGTGGAGGAAGTGGCCAAGGTGCTGCAAAACAAGCCCGCCGACCTTGAAATCATCGTCACCGGCCGGGCCGCGCCGCCGAGGCTGCTGGAGGTGGCGGATTTGCACTCCGAGATGCGGCCCCATTTTCACCAGACCGCCATCGACCACGGCATGGAGGGCATCGAGATCTACACAGGGGCAGGCAAGGGCAAATCCACCAGCGCCCTGGGCAAGGCCCTCCAGGCCATTGGCCGCGGCATCAGCCAGGACAAGTCCCACCGTGTGCTGATCATGCAGTGGCTCAAGGGTGGCAGCGGCTACACCGAGGACGCCGCGATCGCCGCTTTGCAGCAGAGCTATCCCAACCTGGTCGATCACCAGCGCTGCGGCCGAGACGCCATCGTCTGGCGGGGCCAGCAGCAGGAGCTCGACTACGTGGAGGCCGAGCGGGGCTGGGAAATCGCCCGAGCCGCGATCGCCTCTGGCCTCTACAAAACCATCATCCTCGACGAGCTCAACCCCACCGTCGATCTGGAGCTGCTGCCCCAGGAGCCGATCATTCAGGCCCTCCTGCGCAAGCCCCGAGACACCGAGGTGATCATCACCGGCCGCTGCAAGCACCCGCCGGCCTACTTTGATCTGGCCAGCATCCACTCCGAGATGATTTGCCACAAGCACTACGCCGAGAAGGGCATTGATCTCAAGCGCGGCGTTGATTTCTAG
- a CDS encoding GNAT family N-acetyltransferase: MTSSCQIRPETPEDYAAIAAVVTAAFGRADEARLIDRIRESDRYRPELALVAVDGDAIVGHVLLSGIDLVGAETWPVLGLAPLAVHPDHQRQGIGSALTQGAIAAAEAQAAPLIVVLGHADFYSRFGFEISTDHGIESPFPVPPEVFRIQRLTHYRDEYRGLVQYPAAFQGL; the protein is encoded by the coding sequence ATGACTTCTAGCTGCCAGATTCGCCCCGAAACGCCGGAGGACTACGCCGCGATCGCCGCTGTGGTGACCGCCGCCTTTGGTCGAGCGGACGAAGCCCGCTTGATTGATCGGATTCGAGAGAGCGATCGCTATCGGCCCGAGCTTGCTCTGGTCGCCGTGGACGGCGACGCCATCGTCGGCCACGTTTTGCTGAGCGGCATTGACCTCGTAGGGGCCGAGACCTGGCCCGTCCTGGGTCTCGCGCCCCTGGCCGTCCACCCCGACCACCAGCGCCAAGGAATCGGCAGCGCCCTCACCCAAGGGGCGATCGCCGCCGCCGAGGCCCAAGCCGCGCCGCTCATCGTCGTCCTCGGCCACGCCGACTTTTACAGCCGATTCGGGTTCGAGATCTCGACCGATCACGGCATCGAGTCCCCCTTTCCCGTCCCTCCGGAGGTCTTCCGGATCCAGCGCCTGACCCACTACCGGGACGAGTACCGGGGCCTCGTTCAGTACCCCGCCGCCTTCCAGGGTTTGTGA